The genomic region ATATATCTAACATTACCAAAACTATTAGCAATTTCTCTAATTCAAGCATCACCATCGCCACAAACAATTATTTTGTCATAATTAATATTAACATAATGTTTTTGCAATTCTTTAATTAATAAATCACGATAATCCATCGTATTTATTCGTTTACCAATTTTTAACATTAGAAAATGACCTCGTTTATTTTCTAATTCTCTACGAGCATTTTTGTAATTTTTTTCTTTATGTCCGGTATGAAAAGTAACTAAACGAATTCTTTGGTCTTGTTTAACTTTATGGTCTAATGTTGCTAAAAATGTCTCATCTAGTTGAATATATAAATCCTTATTTTTGACATTAATTCTAGTTTTAAT from Spiroplasma endosymbiont of Lonchoptera lutea harbors:
- a CDS encoding UPF0236 family transposase-like protein, which gives rise to MQFYLLALTSIIQLLNKYNIAEYFQLAEKEIKTRINVKNKDLYIQLDETFLATLDHKVKQDQRIRLVTFHTGHKEKNYKNARRELENKRGHFLMLKIGKRINTMDYRDLLIKELQKHYVNINYDKIIVCGDGDAWIREIANSFGNVRYILDGYHAIKKLKQTAFNIIFENRKVTLNSWIKLYKDGKSSRIN